The sequence CACCCTTCCTCCATTACACGGTCTCCTCTGCTATTAGCCTTCCTTCGCTTATCCTCAGTGCCCAATTCGGATCCCCCATCAATTTCGCATGGTATAGTTCCTAGGAGGAGCACCGGACTCGCCGACCACCCAGCACCGCCGCCTTCGATCCGGGATCCTGGCCGCTGCTTTGGGCCTCTCCTTCCCGCTGACTCCTCGCATCCCCTTGCTCCAGGAGGTGTTCGTAGCCTGGGAACCGTCCCTCCCACGTCAGGAAGCGTCTCACGCGCAGCTGCAGCAGTGAGTGAAGCTTCTCCACGCTGCTGCATTGCCTCAGGCTAACCCGGTCTCCCCCAACCCGGCCCAGTAGCAATTCCCGTGTCATCCTCATGTTGGGCTTCATTGTAGCTTGTTTCGAGGCCCAACAAGTTACTTCTGCTGTTGCTTCCTTCGGTGGGCCTATGGCTATCAATAAGTGTAACCAGCCTTATAGCTTCCTTAGCCAGCCCAATAGCCTTGCAACAATAATCCCAGGAGACCATTAATTCGGAGTCCCCTTTAGTACTCCCCTCAGATCCCACTAATTCAGCTAAACCATGAATGCCGGCATTATGAGGATGAAATGTTACTAAATTCATTTGATTAGGACTTAAATATTCATAACTCCATTCGTTTAAAATTTTTTCTGAAATTCCCACTTTATCCTTGTCTTCAATCTCCTCTCGCAATCCCTCCATTATCACTTCTGCTGCCTGGTCTGTATAGTTCATCGATTTTACCGAATTTTCCGGCCACCTACGCGCGTCATCACAAGCCCTTGCACATATGTTCTTCTGTTGTTTACATCTGACTGCTTCCCCTTCCACAGTAACTGTCTGACAATTCATCCCAAAAGTTTCACGtcccacttcttttaccagcacgtCAAAGCCACTAGTGCCAATTGTGATATGGACCCATTCATTGATCACATCCAATACACAGGTGTCAATTTGTATACAGCTAACACTAAAGGACTGACACGATTCCGTTACTTCATCGCATTCGACTACCTCACCCCATTGGTTTTCTATTATACTGAAAGTATCCACGGACCACGCATGCAAAGGAACCCCGAAGTATTCCAACCAAACTCTTCGAGTTTCACTCTTTTCCGACTCGTCCCATCTCCATACTCTATGAAACAATTGTAGTAGACTATTCATTTTGAATGTGTAAGCCTCCTCCGCATTCAGCAGACTGTCAAAGGTCAACAGAGCTTTATATGCTCCCATGTCCCGCACCTGAACAACTTGAGGAAAGTTCTTCGCAATCGATTCTTTTAGAGGCCTAAAGTCAATGGCTTTCGTCGTTCCACCTACTAGGCTTCTCTGCAACCAGGCCAAGTTGTCTTTCGCTACCCCCATTTCCACCTTCTTCGTCCACCCATTCTTGTGTGGATCTTGGACCGTTTTCTCCTTAGTTAAATCTTTAGTAGGGGCTACTAAATCTTTCTGCTTCTCTTCTCCTACTATTGGCTGCTGACCTCGTGGCTGTACGCTATTCATTTCCCTTACATGAGACGTTCTCCGATATTTAGCTTCCTCCACGAATACAACCTTCCCTCTCAACTGCATACGATTCATGTCTGCTATAGCTTTCAAGGTTCTTCCTTTCGTAGTATATCGTACGAACGTAAAGATGTATAAACCACCATGTTTTTGTTTTCTTGATAGGTATATGTCGTTTATGCGTCCTGTCCAATGGAACAATTGGAACAGCTCCCTCTTAAAAATGTCTTCTGGAAGATTATCCACAAAAATTGAGAATAAATCATTCTCTAAACGTCGATACTCTTCTCGGTTCCAAACACAAAGATCTTTACCCTGACCTATCCTTCTACCCCCAAGTGTTTCCCACCCTCTCTCTCATTTCGCTCTCTCTCATTTCTCGCTCTCTCTCAGAACGTACCTCTCAATTCTGATCTTAAGTATGGTTTCTTCATGTATCCTTACCATAGTTAAACTCTGCCTCTAAATTTAAGGGTGACAAATGTCTTGGCTATCATAGACCTTACCACAATATAATAATCTTTATTAATAACTTATGAGACGTTTTAGTGCAACATGTGATTAGTGAGGATAgtagttaaattattattttatatttttgtggcTTGAAAGTTAGTTCTGCAAAACTTAAGATAATTATTATCATACCTAAATAATATGATTTAATTCATTAAAAgaagttaaaaattaatatttaatataaaaataaataacttttaaatatttaatatttatgttAGATAAGTTTTTGATAAATTCAACGCCAAATTAAAAGACCTAACGAATGAATATGCCAAATTACAATATCACCGCAACTAAGATCCAGTAACGAACTACATATTGGAGAAGTAGCACATAATACTCATCATGTGTTATAATAAAAATTCCTCAATATATATTGTTGTATTTCGTTGGTGAAAGATTACATGTTACAAATTTCAACGATAATACAGCATAAAGAATTAgcagccatatatatatatggctaccATGtgcacctcctcctcctcctccacaaGCAGCACTAGTATTTATGAATTAAACAAGGAACTTGTTTTGGTTATTAACCCAGGCATTAAGGACTACCAAGGTTTTACTGACATGTTGACGAACATCATCACATCATCCCTTGGGAATAGGGTTGGTGACTTCCAATTCAGCGAAAGTATCATCGCAGGTTCTGCTGTAACTATTAACATTGCCGAACCTGTGGTAAGCATCAACCACGTTGTACTGCTTCACGAGCTCAATAGATTCATTGATGGTATCTACTGCGGAGTCATAGCACTCCTTGCAGACGTCCAGACCACCCACTGGCTTCTTTTGGCTCTTCAGTAATTTGGCGATCTCGGCCACAACCTCCAAGGTGCGGTTCAGAGTGGCGCTCATCTGAGTGTCAAGGACCTTGAGTGGATCCAATTGGCCCTTCACCAATGGTACAATGGTTTCGGCACACAACCCAGGGTTCTCCACGCCATTGCAGAAATTATCGACCTGGGCCTTGATTTTCGTATCATCACCTTTAGCGTCTAGCTTGAGGTTCAAGTTCAAGCCGCTGAAGAGGCCGTTAACTGGATTGGTGGTTTCAAATGTGACCGTGACCGGGACGGGGGCCGGGGCGGGGGCTGGATTAGTGAACCAGATTGACTTCCCCGTGTATCGATAGGCATGGCCTGAAAGGAGGAGAGAGGAGAGTGTCACAATGAGGAGAAGGCTATTGTTATAAGCCattgtcttctttttcttttggaaaatatattatttaatttattcaaaAGAAATAGGAGGCAGGGCAAAAGATTTGCCTTAATTGAAAAAGGGAACTGGAGTGGGATTTTATAGTTTCACTTCGTTGCATCTATATGCCCAAAATAGGTATGGGATAACCGTTATCCAGTTTTGTTGCAGTGATTATTGGTCGGCATTGGCTGTGGCTTTCCGTTCAAATTGGACGGTGCACAATAAGGAAAAAGGCCTGTGGCCACGTTTTTTCTTGTCACGCTAAAAGTGGTCAATAGCGACGCTTTTGTGAGGATGACGATTGAATAGAGATTTGATCACGTTTTTTCTCGTCACGCTTTCTTCAAAAGCATGGCGAAaagggtcaatggccacgcttttgtgaaGGTGACAATTGATTAGAGATACGGTGACgttttttttctgccacgcttcaaaagcgtggccaaagaGAGAAATaaggacgttttaaaagcgtggcgatagagttTCATTACAATTGTGTTTATAAAGCATGGCCATATGCTAATACTCTTTTGGTACGCTTGAAAAGTgtggccaaaaaaaaaaaaaaaaaaaaaacccaaaaccctaaaacccCTGAAANNNNNNNNNNNNNNNNNNNNNNNNNNNNNNNNNNNNNNNNNNNNNNNNNNNNNNNNNNNNNNNNNNNNNNNNNNNNNNNNNNNNNNNNNNNNNNNNNNNNNNNNNNNNNNNNNNNNNNNNNNNNNNNNNNNNNNNNNNNNNNNNNNNNNNNNNNNNNNNNNNNNNNNNNNNNNNNNNNNNNNNNNNNNNNNNNNNNNNNNNNNNNNNNNNNNNNNNNNNNNNNNNNNNNNNNNNNNNNNNNNNNNNNNNNNNNNNNNNNNNNNNNNNNNNNNNNNNNNNNNNNNNNNNNNNNNNNNNNNNNNNNNNNNNNNNNNNNNNNNNNNNNNNNNNNNNNNNNNNNNNNNNNNNNNNNNNNNNNNNNNNNNNNNNNNNNNNNNNNNNNNNNNNNNNNNNNNNNNNNNNNNNNNNNNNNNNNNNNNNNNNNNNNNNNNNNNNNNNNNNNNNNNNNNNNNNNNNNNNNNNNNNNNNNNNNNNNNNNNNNNNNNNNNNNNNNNNNNNNNNNNNNNNNNNNNNNNNNNNNNNNNNNNNNNNNNNNNNNNNNNNNNNNNNNNNNNNNNNNNNNNNNNNNNNNNNNNNNNNNNNNNNNNNNNNNNNNNNNNNNNNNNNNNNNNNNNNNNNNNNNNNNNNNNNNNNNNNNNNNNNNNNNNNNNNNNNNNNNNNNNNNNNNNNNNNNNNNNNNNNNNNNNNNNNNNNNNNNNNNNNNNNNNNNNNNNNNNNNNNNNNNNNNNNNNNNNNNNNNNNNNNNNNNNNNNNNNNNNNNNNNNNNNNNNNNNNNNNNNNNNNNNNNNNNNNNNNNNNNNNNNNNNNNNNNNNNNNNNNNNNNNNNNNNNNNNNNNNNNNNNNNNNNNNNNNNNNNNNNNNNNNNNNNNNNNNNNNNNNNNNNNNNNNNNNNNNNNNNNNNNNNNNNNNNNNNNNNNNNNNNNNNNNNNNNNNNNNNNNNNNNNNNNNNNNNNNNNNNNNNNNNNNNNNNNNNNNNNNNNNNNNNNNNNNNNNNNNNNNNNNNNNNNNNNNNNNNNNNNNNNNNNNNNNNNNNNNNNNNNNNNNNNNNNNNNNNNNNNNNNNNNNNNNNNNNNNNNNNNNNNNNNNNNNNNNNNNNNNNNNNNNNNNNNNNNNNNNNNNNNNNNNNNNNNNNNNNNNNNNNNNNNNNNNNNNNNNNNNNNNNNNNNNNNNNNNNNNNNNNNNNNNNNNNNNNNNNNNNNNNNNNNNNNNNNNNNNNNNNNNNNNNNNNNNNNNNNNNNNNNNNNNNNNNNNNNNNNNNNNNNNNNNNNNNNNNNNNNNNNNNNNNNNNNNNNNNNNNNNNNNNNNNNNNNNNNNNNNNNNNNNNNNNNNNNNNNNNNNNNNNNNNNNNNNNNNNNNNNNNNNNNNNNNNNNNNNNNNNNNNNNNNNNNNNNNNNNNNNNNNNNNNNNNNNNNNNNNNNNNNNNNNNNNNNNNNNNNNNNNNNNNNNNNNNNNNNNNNNNNNNNNNNNNNNNNNNNNNNNNNNNNNNNNNNNNNNNNNNNNNNNNNNNNNNNNNNNNNNNNNNNNNNNNNNNNNNNNNNNNNNNNNNNNNNNNNNNNNNNNNNNNNNNNNNNNNNNNNNNNNNNNNNNNNNNNNNNNNNNNNNNNNNNNNNNNNNNNNNNNNNNNNNNNNNNNNNNNNNNNNNNNNNNNNNNNNNNNNNNNNNNNNNNNNNNNNNNNNNNNNNNNNNNNNNNNNNNNNNNNNNNNNNNNNNNNNNNNNNNNNNNNNNNNNNNNNNNNNNNNNNNNNNNNNNNNNNNNNNNNNNNNNNNNNNNNNNNNNNNNNNNNNNNNNNNNNNNNNNNNNNNNNNNNNNNNNNNNNNNNNNNNNNNNNNNNNNNNNNNNNNNNNNNNNNNNNNNNNNNNNNNNNNNNNNNNNNNNNNNNNNNNNNNNNNNNNNNNNNNNNNNNNNNNNNNNNNNNNNNNNNNNNNNNNNNNNNNNNNNNNNNNNNNNNNNNNNNNNNNNNNNNNNNNNNNNNNNNNNNNNNNNNNNNNNNNNNNNNNNNNNNNNNNNNNNNNNNNNNNNNNNNNNNNNNNNNNNNNNNNNNNNNNNNNNNNNNNNNNNNNNNNNNNNNNNNNNNNNNNNNNNNNNNNNNNNNNNNNNNNNNNNNNNNNNNNNNNNNNNNNNNNNNNNNNNNNNNNNNNNNNNNNNNNNNNNNNNNNNNNNNNNNNNNNNNNNNNNNNNNNNNNNNNNNNNNNNNNNNNNNNNNNNNNNNNNNNNNNNNNNNNNNNNNNNNNNNNNNNNNNNNNNNNNNNNNNNNNNNNNNNNNNNNNNNNNNNNNNNNNNNNNNNNNNNNNNNNNNNNNNNNNNNNNNNNNNNNNNNNNNNNNNNNNNNNNNNNNNNNNNNNNNNNNNNNNNNNNNNNNNNNNNNNNNNNNNNNNNNNNNNNNNNNNNNNNNNNNNNNNNNNNNNNNNNNNNNNNNNNNNNNNNNNNNNNNNNNNNNNNNNNNNNNNNNNNNNNNNNNNNNNNNNNNNNNNNNNNNNNNNNNNNNNNNNNNNNNNNNNNNNNNNNNNNNNNNNNNNNNNNNNNNNNNNNNNNNNNNNNNNNNNNNNNNNNNNGACCTAACGAATGAATATGCCAAATTGCAATATCACTGCAACTAAGATTCAGCAAcgaagccaatgagtaatagctcaaatgacataatttttttatactcatctaagaggttgcgggttcttCTATATTGGAGAAGTAGCACATAATACTCATCAACATGTGTTATAATAAAAATTCCTCAATATATATTGTTGTATTTCGTTGGTGAAAGATTACATGTTACGAATTTCAACGATAATACACCATAAAGAATTAgcagccatatatatatatggctaccATGtgcacctcctcctcctcctccacaaGCAGCACTAGTATTTATGAATTAAACAAGGAACTTGTTTTGGTTATTAACCCAGGCATTAAGGACTACCAAGGTTTTACTGACATGTTGACGAACATCATCAACAGCCTCCTTGGGAATAGGGTTGGTGACTTCCAATTCAGCGAAAGTATCATCGCAGGTTCTGCTGTAACTATTAACATTGCCGAACCTGTGGTAAGCATCAACCACGTTGTACTGCTTCACGAGCTCAATAGATTCATTGATGGTATCTACTGCGGAGTCATAGCACTCCTTGCAGACGTCCAGACCACCCACTGGCTTCTTTTGGCTCTTCAGTAATTTGGCGATCTCGGCCACAACCTCCAAGGTGCGGTTCAGAGTGGCGCTCATCTGAGTGTCAAGGACCTTGAGTGGATCCAATTGGCCCTTCACCAATGGTACAATGGTTTCGGCACACAACCCAGGGTTCTCCACGCCATTGCAGAAATTATCGACCTGGGCCTTGATTTTCGTATCATCACCTTTAGCGTCTAGCTTGAGGTTCAAGTTCAAGCCGCTGAAGAGGCCGTTAACTGGATTGGTGGTTTCAAATGTGACCGTGACCGGGACGGGGGCCGGGGCGGGGGCTGGATTAGTGAACCAGATTGACTTCCCTGTGTATCGATAGGCATGGCCTGAAAGGAGGAGAGAGGAGAGTGTCACAATGAGGAGAAGGCTATTGTTGTAAGCCattgtcttctttttcttttggaaaatatattatttaatttattcaaaAGAAATAGGAGGCAGGGCAAAAGATTTGCCTTAATTGAAAAAGGGAACTGGAGTGGGATTTTATAGTTTCACTTCGTTGCATCTATATGCCCAAAATAGGTATGGGATAACCGTTATCCAGTTTTGTTGCAGTGATTATTGGTCGGCATTGGCTGTGGCTTTCCGTTCAAATTGGACGGTGCACAATAAGGAAAAAGGCCTGTGGCCACGTTTTTTCTTGTCACGCTAAAAGTGGTCAATAGCGACGCTTTTGTGAGGATGACGATTGAATAGAGATTTGATCACGTTTTTTCTCGTCACGCTTTCTTCAAAAGCATGGCGAAaagggtcaatggccacgcttttgtgaaGGTGACAATTGATTAGAGATACGGTGACgttttttttctgccacgcttcaaaagcgtggccaaagaGAGAAATaaggacgttttaaaagcgtggcgatagagttTCATTACAATTGTGTTTATAAAGCATGGCCATATGCTAATACTCTTTTG is a genomic window of Arachis ipaensis cultivar K30076 chromosome B06, Araip1.1, whole genome shotgun sequence containing:
- the LOC107646602 gene encoding uncharacterized protein LOC107646602 isoform X2, whose protein sequence is MAYNNSLLLIVTLSSLLLSGHAYRYTGKSIWFTNPAPAPAPVPVTVTFETTNPVNGLFSGLNLNLKLDAKGDDTKIKAQVDNFCNGVENPGLCAETIVPLVKGQLDPLKVLDTQMSATLNRTLEVVAEIAKLLKSQKKPVGGLDVCKECYDSAVDTINESIELVKQYNVVDAYHRFGNVNSYSRTCDDTFAESPGAINPICKEALNAASQFISKSLVIFDASINNQNNFLF